The stretch of DNA AGGAAATTGCCCGGCCGGTCGAGCTGAGGATTGAGCGCAATCAGAGCGGAGTTTTGCCTCCACAAAGCCCTCCCCGCCCTGATACGGCGGGGAGCTTACCTGCTTCAACCGATTCTAGCAGCGTGGAACGAGACTCGCCGACTTACTGGCGAGTCCGCCGCCGCAATTCCGATTGTGCATTGGGGACACGAGACTGGTTCATGTTCCACATTTTCTTGAGCGGATGCACATCGACGCGTTTTCCAAGCGTTTGCTGGATGTCGCGATAGATCAAGATGGCCACTAGCCCTTCTTCGACGGTGAGTTCTTCTTCGAGCAAGACCGGGAAGTCCTCGAGCATTTTTTCAAACTTCCGCATACCGCGAAGCAACAGCGCCTCGGCTTCGATGAATTCGCCCGCCTTGTACTTTTGCTCACCCTCGTACAGATCACTGTGGGCTTCCATGGTGTTGGTTTCGCGTTCAGCCAACACGCGGGTCCGCCAGTAGGTGTAATTGGTCAGATTGTGAAAGTACGAAACCGTCCGTTTGACGGTCTCCACGTCGACGTTGTATTCGGCTGCCATTTCTTCGAACTCGGCTTCGCTTTGCACTTCCATGCGAATTTCGCCGAATTCCGTACGAATTTTATCGTTTCCAACTGCCAACCAGTCATCGGATGCTGTTTGCCAAGCCTCCCGAGATCTTTCACCCACTTTGCCTTCACGACTGAAGACATCCGCGTAGTCGATTTGCGAGCGTGCGGGATAGGTGTTGAAAATCTCATTGGTCATGATGTGTTGCTGGTTTTGCGGGTACTGGGCCGCAACATCCTTGGACTTTTGAAACCATTCCTTGGCAACCAAATAGTTGTCCTTGCCATCGGGGTTTAAGTCGCGATCAATCCGTTCGTCACTTTCGCCGATCTTCGGATTGGGATCTTGTTCCATAAAGTATTGGCGAAACTGTTTCCATTCGTCAGAGCGGCCAATTTTTTTGCCCAGCATACTTCCCGTATGCCAGTAGAGTTCGGGCAACTTATGGTTCCGCTTCGTGCCCCGCTCCAAAAATTTGATGCCGGTCTTGACCCAGTGGTAGCGGTCCGGAACCGCATCCCATTCGGCCGAGACGTTGTATGCCAAGTTCCAACCCTGGAACTGCCAGACTTTTTGGAAGTGCGGCTGCAACAAAATAATCGACTCGGTCGTACGGTTTAGTTCGGCCCAGTCCTTATGCTGTTGCTGTTCTTGAGCCTCCATCCACAACAGATTGGTCGCAACGCCGCGTAATCCCAGCAGCACCAAGTTCATGGTCGCACTCGAAGGATCGACGTTCCCCAGGTCGGTGACACCGAGGTCGTTCTGCCTCCGCAGCGCATCGAGATGGCCCCCTGTTTCGGCAGGAATCGCGGCGCGCGTTTCCGTCGCCGGAATCGCGGTTCGCCCCGGACGTCCCAGTAACAGGATCGGAATCAACAGCAGGATAATTCCGAACAGATATACCAATTTGCGTTGTAGCGAATTGAGCTTGTTCATTTCGATTCCAATTCACGATACTTCAGTGCAACGTACGCTAAAAAGATCCACGGCAAACAGTGGCCGACCATGAGGGCAATTCCGGGCAGCAGTGCCGCTGAAAACGGAACATCAAAACCATTAGCCGTATATTCCGTGAAATCCAACGATCCAAAGTTCGGCACCAACTTTTGCGTCACTTTTAAAAACGCTTCGGGCACGGCATCGATCGTTTCAATCACGGTCTGGCCGGTCGATTTTTCGAGTTCGACATTCGGTGTGGTGTGCTTGTAGATTCGGACCATCGATTCCAGAACACCACCCCCCTTGACGTTGCCGGCCGCCAGCTCTTCAAAGAACCCTGAAAAGCTCTTGCCGACGATCAACATCACCGAGCTGGCCAGCGTAGCGACCGGACCTTTGACCACACAACTCCAGCCGACACACAGCACGACCGCCATTGCCATCATCATCCAAACGCCAACCAGGGCTTTGCAATAACTGGCAGCAAAATGGTGTTCGGGCAGTCGGATGAACAAGTCAGGACGTGCCATCCCCAGGTACTGGCCGGAGGTCAAACATTCGACTTCGACGCGCAGCTTGCCGTCTTTGACCAAATCGTCGATCAGATCAACGGTTTCTCCCCGGCGGACCGGCAAGGTGCGGGGAACTGTCGTGATGTTGGCCCCGTTGTGGAATTCCTTGACTTCAAAGGGAGCAATCGGCACCCGCAAATCTTTGTCTTCATTCACGAAGGTATAGCGGGCACGAATGCCGCGGTCGGCATCGCCAATGTAAGAACGAAAAACTTGAAAGGACGATTCCAGCCGCAACTCCGGCTCGCCGGTTTCGGGATCGGGACGCAAATAATCTTCGCCCACACCGTCGAAGACCCATGTGGCGCGGGCCTTGGTATTGCCCGGGATGTAGCTACGAAACTCCCAGACATCACCGGTATTGATGCCCGATTCTGCCGGCTGGCCCTGCTGGTCTAGCCAGATTATGTCGTTACCGTAGACCGGAACTTTAGCGGTTAGCGATGCGCGAGAATCCTTGTCGACGACTTGGCGATCCAGCCAGAGATAACCGGCAGCCCCCATCACGACCAAGGCGACCGTGCCGATCATGGCATAGCCGAAGATCCGCCCCAGGACAATTTCACTACGATAAACCGGTTTGGTCACCACGGTGTGCATCGAGCGGGCTTTGATGTCGTCGGGAATCCCCCAGCAGGCCAGCAATACGACCAGCGGCAAAATCAACCAACTGATCGAGGTGAGCACAAAACTGACGAGCACCTTGACTTGCGTGTCAGGCTGATCGCCCGGCGAACTCAAGAACCATCCCGCGAACATGATCAATAGCACAAAAATCACGCCGACCGCAAAGATCTTGCGTCGCCAAGCTTCACGAAAGGTCAGCATCGACAATGCAAAGACGCGCCGCGGGGACGTGGAAATCCAGTCATGGACACACGACCCGATCTGCGAAACCAACCAACCGGGGCCGCTCGCCCCTCGGGTCAGCAACGACATGACCAGCAGAAACAAGAAGATGGAAGCCGTTGCGATCCCAGCCACAATTGCCCAGTTGGACAATCCGCCGAGAACGTCAAAGGGTATTGGATCAAAACTCATACTTCACCAGGAAACGCAATGCGCGATGTGAAAGTGCTGAAAGTTGCGGGTATCGGGCGTCATTTGCCCCCAACCGGAAATATTCAATCTCATGATTGCCAACCCGGGGGGCCGGCAACCGACCTCACGACTCCGCAGCTTCTTCGCTAGCCGGCAGCGACTCCGCTGGCGCTGCCTTGTCTTCACCCGGCGGCACATACCGCTGCCCCGGCCGGTCGGCGGAATCGCGGACCGTCTTGAGGAACAGGTCTTCCAAAGTGGTGACCGGATGGTCGACATCGATCGTGTCGTTGTTGTGCTTGGCAATCACCGCTTTGACCTCGGCGATAGCATCTTCACTCAGCGTACTGGCGCGGATTTGTGTGATTCCCTGGTTTTTGAGCAATTCGTCCACGCGGCCGAGCACCTTCAGTTCGCCGCCGTCCAAAATTGCCACCCGATCACAGACATCCTGCACGTCGGACAACACGTGGCTGCACATCAGGACCGTCTTGCCCTGATCACGCAGGTTCAAAATCATATCCTTCATGTCCCGGGTCCCCAAGGGGTCCAGGCCGCTGGTCGGTTCGTCGAGCAACACCAGATCGGGATTGTTGATCAAAGCTTGCGCCAAACCAATCCGCCGCGTCATCCCTTTGGAGTATTCACGCAACTGACGTTTGCGGGCATGCTGCAATTTCACCATGTCCAGCAACTCGTCCGTCCGTTTCCGGCGATCTGCTTTGGACATGTTGAACAAACGCCCGTAAAAATCCAAAGTCTCGTCGGCGTTTAAAAACCGGTAGAGATAAGATTCTTCGGGCAAATAGCCGATCCGTTGGTTCTTCGAGACATCCGTTGCCGGTTGACCCAGGATTTCCACGGTCCCTTCGGTCGGAAACAACAACCCCAACAACAATTTGATGGTCGTTGTCTTGCCGGACCCGTTGGGGCCCAACAATCCAAAAATCTCGCCCTGTTTCACTTCGAGATTCAGTGAATTGAGTGCGCGAACTTTCTTTCGCCCCCAGAAGTCGCGATAGACTTTCGACAGGCTGCGGGTTTCAATGACGGCCTCGGAGTTCATGGACGTCCCTTACACAAACGAATGACTCAGAAAAAACTCAATGGAAATGAATAACAGCAGCGAACTTTGACCTACGGAATTTGCCCCTCGGATTCCCCACAAAGCGTTCCACTCGGGCCGATATTTTCCCCGTAAAACCAAATGGGAAAGGCATTTATCGATCAGAATGTGCGATTCGCGAAAGAGAGGACTCTAGGGATGCGTACGCTCCGTCCTGCCGGGATGTTGGGACTGGTTTTCGGATTTCTCCACAATTTGCGTTTCCTGTCCGACATTCACCATGCCGCAACTAGGCCGGACAGGCCCGGAAACACCAACAATCCCTCACACTCAACCGGGCGGAACCTACAAACGCCTCGTTCCGCCGGGCCGTATCCTCCGTGCCGGTCTCCAATTTAGAGTCGCCGACCAGCCGATGCAATAGCTTAGCCCCCTCCTTCAATTCGCAGCGACCGACAAGCGCCCGTTTGTACCGGCTGCACCGGTATCGAGAGCGTTTGCGTCTGGGGCACGGGTCTCTCAACCCGCACCATCCCAGTCGAAGGACACCCGCCACACCGCCATGCCTGCCGGCTGTGAGTTTTTCAGATGCGCTCTCAAGGTTTCTCGACAGCATTTCCATCGAGGCGTTGCCTCAACGTCTTGAAGCGTTCGAGGATTTTGCGGTGAGCGCGGGGTGTCTGGTAGACAATGAAATATCCGGGCACGTAGGCCATCGTTCCATGGCCACCATTTGGGGACCAGGTTTTAGGCAGCACCTTGGTAGTTATCTCTTCGGTGATTACGCTGGGCTCAACATTGGGGCCCAGTAGTTTCTGCACGTCGTAAATATGTGTTTCCGGGAGAGCATTGACCTTTTCTGGCGTCGTGATGAAAAGTACTTCGTGTCGGGCAATGTAGTCCAACTTAAGCGGTTTGAGAGCCTGATCCAACGCTTGCTGCAAGGACGCCCCTTCAGGCTGAAGTGTGACTGGAGGGTCTGCGCGAATTCCAACATCGTGGAGGGCGATTCTATCGACGAGAATGTTGATGTCATGCAATCTACTGAAGAAGACCATAACATCGGTCAGTGGGATGTCGACCATACCCACATTACCAGGGTTTGTTTGTTCCGCCAGCGCGTTTAATACGCGCGGTGCATCATTATTGGTCAGCGGAAAACTTTTCTCTCTGGAACGAATCAGCTTGTGGCCTTGAGTCAAATACCACGTCAATTGCTCGAATTTCTTTTGCACCGCGGCACGATTTGTCATGACCAAACCATTTTCCGTCCAGTCGATCGTGCCTTCCCCTCCCGCATCTCTCCAACTCTTGGGGGCAATGGTCGCATAGATGGCTTTTTGAAAAGCCGTCTTGGCTGCCTTCGTGTCTTTCGTTTTTATAACGTCCTCAAATTTCGCATATTGATGGTAAACGGTTTTCACATTCGGCCCGACCGCAATTTGAGCCGTGGTAATCGTGATTACGCCGTCCCTCACCATCCAGCCCAGTTCCAAAGGTTCGAGCAACAAAGTGAGCACATGCCCTAACTTGATACTGTCGACCTTATAGTTGATCAATGCGTCCGGATCGATCCCCTGCTTTACCAATTCCTCGTGATCAATGACGATCTGCAGATCATTGAGCGTTGCCAACGATTGGATCGCGTCGGTCAGTTTCACGTCTTGAATGTCGATGGATGATGACGTTTGGAGCGTCGCATGGAGTCTCTGTTCCGCCTTGGACAACTCGTCGCCGGCCACCGCACCGGCCCGCGGTTTGCCTTGTCCCTCATCCCCCAGAACAGAACCGCTGTATGCGCTCGCCAAAATAAATGGCAGGCATACCAAGATCTTAACATTCACACATCGCAGGACCCAAGATGATCGGCGCATTGGAGTCTCCTGAACAATGGATTAAGAAAGGCGGATCCCATTCGTAGGCCACCTCAGTCCGCATTGTCTATCCGGAACTCTCAGCGAACAAGCAGATTCTTGGAAAATCTAGACCGGGCGCGTCTTTTCTGCTGAAGCAATATCTCGCAGTCAGACGCCTTAAACAGCCTCGCTTCAATCGCTCTTCACGACCGGGAAAATCTGATACCGCTGATACACTGCCGTCGCTTTGTTTTCCGGCGGCATGACGATCGAACGTTCCAGCGAGGGAACCCATTTCTGAACATCGGCGAGCTGCGTCGGCGAGAGATCATCGAGCGGGCCGTAGCCGCTGGAGTCCTTGATCGGCCACTGCGGCCCGAGGATGCCCATTCGCTGCATCTCGGCGAACCGCGCCGGCGTGACGAAATCGGTGTAACCATACGACCCCGCATCGCGATACCGCAGGATCTCCGCCCAGTTGATGTAGATGTGCGTAATACCCGCGTCGTGCAGTTTTCGACGGATTTCGTCGGCAGGGCGTAGTTTCCATTCACCGGCGGGGACGCCCGGTTGTTTGTCCGCGAACCATTGATCAAAAATCGAGTAATCAAAGACCGTGTTGTACACATTGGGGAATTCGGCGGCGAACACCACCGCATTGCCCACGCAGAGCACTTTGGAGCCGGGGGGGAGTTCGCGATTCAGCTTCGGCAGACCGGGCGAATAATACCCTTCGGTGTGCTGCCGCGCGAGAGGGTAGTCGATCAGGTAGGCGTTGTATCCGCACAGCGACAACGGACCGGAGATCATCGTCAGGTGATACAACGAAACCACACCGAACAGCCCGATCCACAGAATCCGCCACGACAACCGCGCACTCCACGTCGCCCCCACACCGGCGAGCAGGGCGACAACCGGAATCAATGGCACCCAAAACCGATCGATGCGATGCGTAAAGATCCAATACGTGAGAAACAAATATCCGACGTAAGCCCACAACCAGATCACCAAGCGTCGCTTCGATTTCAACAAAAATGCCAGCGGCGCAAGGCCAAACAAAAACGGGCTCAGCCAATCGCTTTTGACGGTCACATCCATCACCTTTTCCGCCAAGTCGAGCGGCGAATAGGTGTTGGGGCTGTGGCCGTGCTTCCATTTCGCATTCAAATCCGCATCCCAATCCGCCCCACCGAAGACCGAATAGACCAACGGATAAACCGGATTGCCCGTTTCGATCGTGTTTTTAATCAACCAAGGCCCGATCGTGACCGCTGTTCCCAGGGCGAAGATCAATCCCAAACGGATAGCCCCTCCCCTCTGTTCCGCACGTTCACCGGGGCGAGTGAAAGGCAGGGCCAACGCCGCAATTCCCAAGGGGATCACCACCGACAACACGCCGGGGTATTTGCAGGCCATCGCTGAACCGGCGCACAATCCAGCCAGTAGGAAGGGCCGCCATGGCACCCGTACCTCGGCCGCAGCATGGAAACGTTCATAGCCGATCATCACCGCATAGAGTGCGGCAAACAGATAAAACGTCAGCCCCCCTTCGGCATAGGCAATCGTGGAGATGCGGTACGTCCAGGGAGTCGTCAGATGAATGGCCGCCGCATAAATACCCGCACGGGTGCTAAACCACCGCGATCCGGCGGCATAGATTCCTAGGGCGGTCAGCGGTCCGAAGCTCATCAACACGACTTTTCCAGCCACAGCCCCCCAATACCAATCCCCCAACAGGACCATCGACAACAGCGTCAGCATCTCAGTGCCGAAGGGAAAACTGGTGTAGACGTTGTGCGGCAACATCTCGATGCGACCCGCTTGGAAGTATTCCTTAGGGCCGCCCAGGTGATACTCCAGCACATCAAAATCGGTCGAGGGGAGCAGTGCCCCCAGGAGCATGCAAAGTACGAACGGCACGATAATGAACAGCCACAGGTTGTAATTCCGCCAATGATCGTCGGCGTCTTCGTTTGGCGGTGCCGACTTACGGCGGAATATTCGCAGACCGAGTTCAGCCAGCACGGCCAAGGCCAATAGTCCACCGAATAGCTCGCGGGAAAGTACGCCAAACCAACCCAACACAAGTGTGATCAAGGACCACGCAGAGAGGCCCAGCGCAAAAGCAAAGAACGTTCGTTCGCTGGTGCGCCGATTGGGGTCGGGACAAACAACGCGCAGCAGCAACTGCCCCGTCGCCCACGCCCCCAGGAGAATCGCCGTTGCGACCAAAAGCGGCGGAACACGCTGGGAAAGATTTCCCCACGAGGAAACCACAGCCGGCACCGGATTGGGAGGATCAATCAAGTCAAACAGATCCCACGGCACGCGTTGCCAGACATCGGCGCGCGAGACGGGAAAGTTGGGCAACTTGAAACTAAAAAAGATCGCACCGAAGATGACGAGCCAAACCACGATGGCCACGAAGATTTTTGGATCTCCGCGCTCAACCAATGCCTCCGCCGTCGCCCGCGGCTGTTCGGTTTTGGGTGTGGTTGTTGATTTGGTGCGTCGTTTGGAACTCACGTGTGGGTTGCTTTTCTATAGGGGCGCGGCAATTGTTCGGCGGTAGACGGAAAGAACCACAAAAATCACAAATGACGCGAAAACAAGTTCTGGTTTTCATTTTAGCTTATTGCGAGTTCAATTTAAGCAATGGAAGGTTGTTTTGCACCTTCTCCATTTTTTCGTACTACAACCCCTTTTTGTTTCGCATTATGAATTACTCCGGCGCGTGGTCCGGCACGGAACGCACAATGCGACGGCAAGCCGTCGGTTTGGGATGAGAGAGAGTCACGCTCGGAAATCTGTGTTTTATCCGTGTTCAATCTGTGGCTAAGAAAACAGCAGCCTTGTTTGGTTGCGGCACTGCTGCGCTAGGTTTTTCGTTACTTTCGTGGTTAATCATTGAACCAGCAGGCCTGCCCGTAATCATTGGCCGGACCAGTCGAAGGCTAGATCGAGGGCGATGGCGGAGTGTGTTAGGGCACCGATGCTGATGCGTTCGACGCCGGTTGCGGCGATTTGTGCGACCGTCGCCAACGTGACGCCGCCGGAGGCTTCGAGTTGGACGCTGGGTTGTCGTTGATTTCGCAATTCGACGGCGCGTCGTAAGGTGTCGCAACTCATGTTATCCAACAGCACAATATCGGGGGGGCCATCGAGCGCGTCTTGAAGTTGCTCCAGCGTATCGACTTCGACCTCGATGGAAATCCCCGGTTTGACGCTCGCCCGCGCCGTTTGAATGGCGGCGGCAATGGTCTGTGCCTGTTGCGACACAGCCCAGCCGGCAAGGTGGTTGTCTTTAATCAGCACGCCGTCATACAGACCGATCCGGTGATTTGTTCCCCCACCGGCGCGGACGGCATACTTCTGCAAATGCCGCCAACCCGGCAGCGTCTTGCGGGTATCAAGGATCTTCGCGGCAGTTCCCGTCGCGGCGGCAACATACCGGCTGGTGAGCGTGGCGATCCCGCTCAGGTGCGTCAAAAAGTTCAGCGCCGTCCGTTCACCGGTCAATAGCGTCCGCAACGGTCCGCGTATTTCCGCGACGGTCATCCCCGCTTCTACAGCAGTGCCGTCTTCAACGAGGCGGCGGACTTCGACCTGGGAATCGAGTTGCTCGAACACCATGTCGACGATCGGCAGCCCCGCCACAATGCCCGGTTCGCGGACGACCACCGACACATGTCCGCGCTGCTGCTCGTCGATCAACGCGCGCGACGTCAAATCGCCCGCATCATCAAGATCCTCCCGCAGCGCCATTTCCAACAACTGTCGAGCATTCGCCCGAGCAAGGTCATCAAAGACCGGAACGTTCAACGATCAACTCCTCAAGCTCAACTAAAAATGTTTTGCAACCACAAAATTCGATTCACTTGCCCGCACACACGCAACCAGTGAATAATGCCCAAAGCCGCACAGCGGAAATACTGCTTACTGCTTACTGCCTACAGCCTACTACCTACCGCCCTCTACGAACAACCCGGAGCAACCCCATGATCGTTGGCGTGCCCACCGAAATCAAACCGGATGAATACCGCGTCGCCCTGTTGCCGGTCGGGGCGGAGGAACTGACCCGCCATGGGCATCGCGTGCTGATTCAAACCGGCGCAGGAATCGGGAGCGGGA from Symmachiella dynata encodes:
- a CDS encoding ABC transporter permease, with product MSFDPIPFDVLGGLSNWAIVAGIATASIFLFLLVMSLLTRGASGPGWLVSQIGSCVHDWISTSPRRVFALSMLTFREAWRRKIFAVGVIFVLLIMFAGWFLSSPGDQPDTQVKVLVSFVLTSISWLILPLVVLLACWGIPDDIKARSMHTVVTKPVYRSEIVLGRIFGYAMIGTVALVVMGAAGYLWLDRQVVDKDSRASLTAKVPVYGNDIIWLDQQGQPAESGINTGDVWEFRSYIPGNTKARATWVFDGVGEDYLRPDPETGEPELRLESSFQVFRSYIGDADRGIRARYTFVNEDKDLRVPIAPFEVKEFHNGANITTVPRTLPVRRGETVDLIDDLVKDGKLRVEVECLTSGQYLGMARPDLFIRLPEHHFAASYCKALVGVWMMMAMAVVLCVGWSCVVKGPVATLASSVMLIVGKSFSGFFEELAAGNVKGGGVLESMVRIYKHTTPNVELEKSTGQTVIETIDAVPEAFLKVTQKLVPNFGSLDFTEYTANGFDVPFSAALLPGIALMVGHCLPWIFLAYVALKYRELESK
- a CDS encoding ABC transporter ATP-binding protein, producing MNSEAVIETRSLSKVYRDFWGRKKVRALNSLNLEVKQGEIFGLLGPNGSGKTTTIKLLLGLLFPTEGTVEILGQPATDVSKNQRIGYLPEESYLYRFLNADETLDFYGRLFNMSKADRRKRTDELLDMVKLQHARKRQLREYSKGMTRRIGLAQALINNPDLVLLDEPTSGLDPLGTRDMKDMILNLRDQGKTVLMCSHVLSDVQDVCDRVAILDGGELKVLGRVDELLKNQGITQIRASTLSEDAIAEVKAVIAKHNNDTIDVDHPVTTLEDLFLKTVRDSADRPGQRYVPPGEDKAAPAESLPASEEAAES
- a CDS encoding ArnT family glycosyltransferase, with the protein product MSSKRRTKSTTTPKTEQPRATAEALVERGDPKIFVAIVVWLVIFGAIFFSFKLPNFPVSRADVWQRVPWDLFDLIDPPNPVPAVVSSWGNLSQRVPPLLVATAILLGAWATGQLLLRVVCPDPNRRTSERTFFAFALGLSAWSLITLVLGWFGVLSRELFGGLLALAVLAELGLRIFRRKSAPPNEDADDHWRNYNLWLFIIVPFVLCMLLGALLPSTDFDVLEYHLGGPKEYFQAGRIEMLPHNVYTSFPFGTEMLTLLSMVLLGDWYWGAVAGKVVLMSFGPLTALGIYAAGSRWFSTRAGIYAAAIHLTTPWTYRISTIAYAEGGLTFYLFAALYAVMIGYERFHAAAEVRVPWRPFLLAGLCAGSAMACKYPGVLSVVIPLGIAALALPFTRPGERAEQRGGAIRLGLIFALGTAVTIGPWLIKNTIETGNPVYPLVYSVFGGADWDADLNAKWKHGHSPNTYSPLDLAEKVMDVTVKSDWLSPFLFGLAPLAFLLKSKRRLVIWLWAYVGYLFLTYWIFTHRIDRFWVPLIPVVALLAGVGATWSARLSWRILWIGLFGVVSLYHLTMISGPLSLCGYNAYLIDYPLARQHTEGYYSPGLPKLNRELPPGSKVLCVGNAVVFAAEFPNVYNTVFDYSIFDQWFADKQPGVPAGEWKLRPADEIRRKLHDAGITHIYINWAEILRYRDAGSYGYTDFVTPARFAEMQRMGILGPQWPIKDSSGYGPLDDLSPTQLADVQKWVPSLERSIVMPPENKATAVYQRYQIFPVVKSD
- the nadC gene encoding carboxylating nicotinate-nucleotide diphosphorylase yields the protein MNVPVFDDLARANARQLLEMALREDLDDAGDLTSRALIDEQQRGHVSVVVREPGIVAGLPIVDMVFEQLDSQVEVRRLVEDGTAVEAGMTVAEIRGPLRTLLTGERTALNFLTHLSGIATLTSRYVAAATGTAAKILDTRKTLPGWRHLQKYAVRAGGGTNHRIGLYDGVLIKDNHLAGWAVSQQAQTIAAAIQTARASVKPGISIEVEVDTLEQLQDALDGPPDIVLLDNMSCDTLRRAVELRNQRQPSVQLEASGGVTLATVAQIAATGVERISIGALTHSAIALDLAFDWSGQ